The following coding sequences lie in one Nakaseomyces glabratus chromosome K, complete sequence genomic window:
- the RPS20 gene encoding 40S ribosomal protein uS10 (CAGL0K03135g~Ortholog(s) have mRNA binding activity, role in maturation of SSU-rRNA from tricistronic rRNA transcript (SSU-rRNA, 5.8S rRNA, LSU-rRNA) and cytosolic small ribosomal subunit, hyphal cell wall, yeast-form cell wall localization): MSDIQKDKVQEQEAPQIIKIRMTLTSTKVKQLENVSANIIRNAEQNNLVKKGPVRLPTKVLRISTRKTPNGEGSKTWETYEMRIHKRYIDFEAPVSIVKRITQITIEPGVDVEVVVASN, encoded by the coding sequence ATGTCTGACATTCAAAAGGATAAGGTTCAAGAGCAAGAAGCTCCACAAATCATCAAGATCAGAATGACCTTGACCTCTACCAAGGTTAAGCAATTGGAAAACGTTTCTGCTAACATTATCAGAAACGCTGAACAAAACAACTTGGTCAAGAAGGGTCCTGTCAGATTGCCAACCAAGGTTCTAAGAATCTCCACCAGAAAGACTCCAAACGGTGAAGGTTCCAAGACCTGGGAAACTTACGAGATGAGAATCCACAAGAGATACATCGACTTCGAAGCTCCAGTCAGCATCGTTAAGAGAATCACTCAAATTACCATCGAACCAGGTGTAGATGTCgaagttgttgttgcttCCAACTAA
- the DUR3 gene encoding Dur3p (CAGL0K03157g~Putative plasma membrane polyamine transporter): protein MGEFKAPLPQGAGYAIVLGLGTVFAVGMILTTYMLRRYQKEIITAEEFTTAGRTVKTGLVAAAVVSSWIWCSTLLTSASKQLDGMLGGYSYSAGACFQIVAFAILAIKTKQKAPNAHTYLELVRKRYGKIGHCCYLFYAFATNILVTAMLLTSGAAVFESMTGMNSVASCFLLPVGVVIYTLFGGIKATFLTDFIHTCVIIVIIMVFAFKVYATSDVLGSPGKVYDLVREAAKRHPVPHNAQGEYLTMSSRSGGIFLIINLVGNFGTVFLDNGYWNKAISASPAAALPGYVMGGLAWFAVPALLSVTMGFACLATETLKSFPTYPDPLTPEQVSAGLVLPAAAVSVMGKGGAVATCLMVFMAVTSAMSAELIAVSSVFTYDIYRIYINPSADGKRLIYSSHFACVVFGLCMSGFSVGLYYAGVNLGYLYELMGIIISSAVLPVVLTLCWKGQNIIAAVVSPILGTALAIMSWLVCTKSLYGEITLATSFEDYPMLTGNLVALLSPAIFIPILTFLFKPQNYDMELFKEISRVDETKEILEAYPEIEPIISKTQIAHESEGSLIESDYNKEDEKDAVTHIKTTEKHELDRIDTENLSEYDAQEEKKLKRALNWAYFLCIFFALAFLVVWPMPMYGTKYIFSKRFFTGWVVVMIIWIFISAFCVCVFPVWEGRHGIYTTCRGIYWDLTGQSYKLKEWQETNPSELHVVQSQKSIRPKISRIDDLIE from the coding sequence ATGGGCGAGTTCAAGGCTCCATTACCTCAAGGTGCAGGATATGCAATTGTTCTCGGACTGGGAACTGTATTTGCTGTCGGCATGATACTTACGACTTATATGCTAAGAAgatatcaaaaagaaataattacTGCAGAAGAATTTACTACCGCAGGAAGAACTGTGAAAACAGGACTGGTGGCCGCTGCTGTCGTCTCTAGTTGGATATGGTGTTCAACTTTGCTTACTTCAGCATCAAAACAACTGGATGGTATGCTTGGTGGCTACTCATATTCAGCAGGTGCTTGTTTTCAGATCGTGGCCTTCGCCATCTTGGCAATTAAAACAAAACAGAAAGCTCCTAACGCACACACATACTTGGAATTAGTTAGGAAGCGCTATGGTAAGATAGGTCACTGCTGCTATCTATTCTATGCATTTGCTACAAACATCCTAGTTACAGCAATGCTATTAACATCAGGTGCTGCTGTCTTCGAAAGTATGACGGGAATGAATTCTGTTGCTTCGTGCTTCCTTCTACCGGTTGGTGTTGTAATATATACTTTATTTGGAGGAATTAAAGCTACTTTTCTAACAGATTTCATTCATACTTGTGTCATCATAGTTATTATTATGGTTTTTGCATTCAAAGTTTATGCGACAAGTGATGTGCTAGGATCTCCTGGTAAAGTGTATGATTTAGTACGCGAAGCCGCCAAAAGACACCCTGTTCCACACAACGCCCAAGGAGAATATCTGACCATGTCATCTAGGTCCGGTGGCATTTTCCTGATAATTAACTTGGTAGGAAACTTTGGTACAGTATTCCTTGATAACGGATATTGGAACAAAGCCATCAGTGCTTCGCCTGCTGCCGCTCTACCTGGCTATGTAATGGGTGGTTTAGCTTGGTTTGCAGTTCCAGCTCTTCTTTCGGTTACCATGGGTTTTGCATGTCTAGCAACTGAAACACTAAAATCATTTCCAACATATCCTGATCCATTAACACCAGAGCAAGTAAGCGCTGGTCTTGTACTACCTGCAGCAGCTGTCTCAGTGATGGGAAAGGGTGGTGCTGTTGCAACTTGCCTCATGGTCTTCATGGCTGTCACATCTGCAATGTCCGCCGAACTAATCGCCGTATCATCTGTTTTCACTTATGACATCTACCGGATTTATATAAATCCATCAGCTGATGGAAAGAGACTTATCTATTCCTCTCATTTTGCTTGTGTTGTATTTGGCCTTTGTATGAGCGGATTTTCCGTTGGATTATATTATGCTGGTGTCAATCTTGGTTACCTATATGAATTAATGGGGATTATTATCAGTAGTGCAGTGTTACCCGTGGTACTTACTCTCTGCTGGAAAGGccaaaatataattgcTGCTGTCGTATCACCAATTTTGGGCACAGCATTGGCTATAATGTCTTGGCTAGTTTGTACAAAGTCACTCTATGGTGAAATCACCCTTGCCACATCATTCGAAGATTATCCCATGCTTACGGGTAATCTAGTTGCATTACTATCGCCAGCAATATTCATTCCTATTTTAACATTTCTATTCAAACCACAGAATTACGACATGGAACTATTTAAAGAAATTTCTAGGGTTGACGAAACAAAGGAAATTCTGGAAGCTTACCCAGAAATAGAACCAATCATTAGTAAAACACAAATCGCACATGAATCTGAAGGCTCCTTAATCGAGAGCGATTACAACAAAGAAGACGAGAAAGACGCCGTGACTCATATCAAGACCACTGAAAAGCACGAACTCGATAGGATCGATACAGAAAACTTATCTGAATACGATGcccaagaagaaaagaaattgaaaagagcTCTTAACTGGGCTTATTTCCTCTGCATATTTTTTGCACTGGCTTTCTTGGTCGTTTGGCCAATGCCCATGTATGGTACAAAGTATATATTCAGTAAGCGCTTCTTCACAGGGTGGGTTGTTGTCATGATTATATGGATATTTATAAGTGCTTTCTGTGTTTGTGTATTCCCAGTCTGGGAAGGTCGTCATGGGATTTACACTACATGCAGAGGTATTTATTGGGACTTAACTGGCCAATCATATAAGCTGAAAGAATGGCAGGAAACTAATCCTTCAGAACTACATGTTGTTCAAAGTCAGAAGAGTATTAGACCAAAAATCAGTCGTATTGATGACCTGATAGAGtaa
- a CDS encoding uncharacterized protein (CAGL0K03179g~Ortholog(s) have clathrin-coated vesicle localization), with protein MISTLPWTYWFLLFLAVLTVVRSPFVEANKKHVNDRMRVVCSGMYSKEARGGKVDPFIGFDLEKLYPTQHDYEPGVIAVIYDFRDYQHIGIELPNGEVQYVCDEYSIGKGLCKESQLNHFIIQDVIYDPFSDSTKGLSNEVLTFSHNYLGKHQSVYPVMKTGYYCVRTATISSSIRFDVAINFRNAFGKIDAAEIDNIRLYGWLSLGYLVSMSMYFFQLWKNKDDLLPLHRYIMIFFSFLTIETVSIWIYYLLKNEKGNITPTKVYMVFISLMSAGKASFTYFLLLIIALGYGIVYARLNKTLVNRCRAFAILNFFLYSAYLIQSYAQNPESTSITILITAVPTVLLMFVFFFLILRAITKTTSYLKGQRQTYKLSVYNRLLIVIYATLVCIFIGLILCAFAYLGMNAIEIIEKHWMIRFYLTDFWPSLVYFFAFISFAYIWRPTGTTFMLTTSQQQPEELENVMGLEMDDLDEFSDEFDMDDYAESETSEHRVHGINEAERQNIDDIFANNEPNMDDVFSDQNELQDTDVISNFSGHNSDEDLVPNASNTKQSINDIANPKTRK; from the coding sequence ATGATATCTACATTACCCTGGACATATTGGTTTCTGTTATTTCTAGCAGTGTTAACAGTGGTACGATCACCGTTTGTAGAGGCAAATAAGAAGCATGTCAATGATCGGATGCGGGTAGTGTGTTCTGGTATGTATTCCAAAGAAGCTAGAGGAGGAAAAGTTGATCCATTCATTGGATTTGATTTAGAGAAATTATATCCAACACAACACGACTATGAGCCTGGTGTCATTGCTGTAATATATGATTTTAGGGACTACCAACATATTGGTATTGAATTACCCAATGGTGAAGTACAATATGTGTGCGATGAATACTCGATTGGCAAAGGTCTCTGTAAAGAAAGTCAATTGAATCATTTCATTATTCAAGATGTAATATATGATCCGTTTTCGGACTCCACTAAGGGCTTGAGCAATGAAGTTCTAACATTTTCGCATAATTACTTGGGGAAACACCAATCGGTGTATCCTGTTATGAAGACCGGGTATTATTGTGTTAGAACAGCTActatatcatcatcaatcaGATTTGATGTGGCAATTAATTTCAGAAATGCCTTTGGTAAAATAGATGCAGCTGAGATTGATAATATTAGACTATATGGCTGGCTCTCCTTGGGATACCTGGTGAGTATGTCTATGTACTTTTTCCAGCTCTGGAAAAACAAGGATGACTTATTACCGCTACATCGATATATTAtgattttcttctcttttctaACCATAGAAACTGTGTCAATTTGGATATATTATCTGTTAAAGAATGAAAAAGGTAATATAACTCCAACAAAAGTGTACATGGTGTTTATTTCACTAATGAGTGCCGGAAAAGCTTCTTTTACATACTTCCTTCTTCTGATCATTGCATTGGGATACGGCATCGTTTATGCGCGTTTGAATAAAACATTAGTCAACCGCTGTCGAGCATTTgcaattttgaattttttcttataCTCTGCCTACCTAATACAAAGTTATGCCCAAAACCCAGAGTCGACCTCAATCACAATTTTAATCACCGCAGTGCCGACTGTTTTACTAatgtttgtattttttttcctaaTTCTAAGGGCGATTACAAAAACAACTTCATATTTGAAAGGTCAGAGACAGACGTATAAACTATCTGTCTATAATAGATTACTAATTGTGATCTATGCAACATTAGTGTGCATATTTATTGGTCTGATTTTATGTGCATTTGCCTACCTAGGTATGAATGCAATCGAAATAATTGAGAAGCATTGGATGATAAGATTTTACTTGACTGATTTTTGGCCATCTTTAGTTTACTTTTTTGCTTTCATATCATTTGCATATATATGGAGACCTACGGGTACAACATTCATGTTAACCACTTCACAGCAGCAGCCGGAGGAGCTCGAGAACGTTATGGGACTGGAAATGGATGATTTGGACGAATTCAGTGATGAATTTGACATGGATGATTATGCTGAATCAGAAACATCGGAGCATCGTGTTCATGGTATTAATGAGGCTGAAAGGCAAAACATTGATGACATTTTTGCTAATAATGAGCCAAATATGGATGATGTATTTAGCGATCAAAACGAGCTTCAGGATACGGATGTAATCTCTAATTTCTCCGGTCACAATTCAGATGAAGATTTGGTTCCCAACGCATCAAATACCAAACAATCTATTAATGATATTGCTAACCCAAAAACTCGGAAATGA
- the MCO14 gene encoding 4a-hydroxytetrahydrobiopterin dehydratase (CAGL0K03201g~Ortholog(s) have role in ascospore formation, cellular response to biotic stimulus and cellular response to starvation, more): MFNKIVKSEAERVSAADLQKALKQLKGWTHDNSRLVREVAFKDYQLTWAFLTQVAMRSHLWGHHPLITTSYTSVRLELQTHDLEMSPGVSNIDVKLAKQIEKYISQHQ, from the coding sequence ATGTTCAACAAGATTGTTAAAAGTGAAGCGGAACGCGTGTCAGCTGCGGACCTGCAGAAGGCATTAAAACAACTCAAGGGATGGACTCATGATAACTCTAGGCTGGTAAGAGAAGTGGCATTCAAGGACTATCAGTTAACTTGGGCGTTTCTGACGCAGGTGGCTATGAGATCACACTTATGGGGACATCATCCATTGATAACAACGAGCTACACCTCGGTGAGGCTGGAGTTGCAGACACACGACCTCGAGATGTCGCCAGGGGTGAGTAATATAGATGTTAAACTTGCAAaacaaatagaaaaatatataagcCAGCATCAATGA
- the APM2 gene encoding Apm2p (CAGL0K03223g~Ortholog(s) have role in Golgi to vacuole transport and AP-1 adaptor complex, nucleus localization): protein MSSSIYIFDETLEPLVSKSVKGLPNVNELGDLFRYHVRQSQNPIIDVYNWRFVYIKRDTLYFVAVVDAADDAIANYLAILTYLEQLYQLFRDYVGVKVLDRNLVLDNTLLVMELIDETLDYGIVQLTEPSIMKDYIRVRVNLPEQRIMLEEIWNTDSDSDSDGNSKRKHKHKSKGDKDKPALGKVPLSKEELDKVLKTSKDKVYKKIKDNINELEKIGKFRGKDEYDDDANENETFINSYIAKTTIMPVSWRAKGIHYAKNEFFLDVIEKLQYLVDLESGMVRRSLIHGQIVCRSYLSGMPKLKMSLNKLLQNDKQFISQVQFHQCVSLDSIEKVIKYAEEHSDELKTLKHTEHNAESEIEFIPPDGDFTLCSYELKRHIRDPPMVKLCSFEITPKWKKYKLKISAAVETHFKPTNSTSKLDVKIPISKVFKDYQIDLKKPIKFKTSNGRVVYNISDDFLLWEIGVIKGGKMHGSKEDISKFDNVATMAAEFGLFNEEEYERERKERETSMNPPPLRTGPKLEDIYKETHEENDGYNSVGQKPKNNLNLLSMDFEIPYCTCSGLKVEYLKIDEDQLQYQSFPWVRYKTINDDEYAYII from the coding sequence ATGTCCTCTTcgatatatatatttgatgaGACTTTGGAACCGCTAGTATCTAAGAGTGTGAAAGGTCTACCGAATGTCAATGAGCTAGGAGATTTGTTCCGATACCATGTGCGACAATCGCAAAACCCTATTATAGATGTGTACAATTGGCGATTCGTCTATATCAAACGCGATACACTATACTTTGTTGCTGTGGTAGATGCTGCTGATGATGCTATCGCGAACTATTTAGCGATTTTAACGTACTTGGAGCAGTTGTACCAGTTATTTAGGGATTACGTTGGTGTGAAAGTACTCGATCGGAACTTAGTATTAGACAACACATTGCTAGTCATGGAGCTCATTGATGAAACATTGGACTACGGAATTGTTCAATTGACTGAGCCAAGCATCATGAAGGACTATATAAGGGTTAGAGTAAATTTGCCTGAACAACGCATAATGCTGGAAGAGATATGGAATACCGATTCCGATTCTGACTCGGATGGGAATAGTAAAAGGAAACACAAACATAAGTCAAAAGGGGATAAAGATAAACCTGCCTTGGGGAAAGTCCCATTATCCAAAGAGGAACTAGACAAAGTGCTCAAGACAAGTAAAGACAAAgtatacaaaaaaattaaggATAATATAAACGAATTGGAAAAAATCGGTAAATTTAGAGGTAAAGATGAATATGATGACGATGCCAATGAGAATGAAACATTCATAAACAGTTATATCGCTAAAACGACGATCATGCCCGTATCTTGGCGTGCGAAGGGTATCCATTATGCAAAAAACGAATTTTTCCTTGATGTAATCGAAAAGTTGCAATATTTAGTGGATTTAGAGTCTGGTATGGTTAGAAGAAGTCTTATCCATGGTCAAATTGTGTGTAGATCGTATTTGTCTGGTATGCCTAAACTGAAAATGAGTTTAAACAAACTATTACAAAATGATAAACAGTTTATTTCTCAGGTACAGTTCCACCAATGTGTTTCTTTGGATTCGATAGAAAAGGTTATAAAGTATGCCGAAGAACATTCAGATGAACTAAAGACATTAAAACACACAGAGCATAATGCTGAAAGTGAAATTGAATTTATCCCTCCAGATGGTGATTTTACATTATGTTCTTATGAACTAAAAAGACATATTAGAGATCCTCCTATGGTCAAACTTTGCTCATTTGAAATAACACCAAAGtggaaaaaatataaactCAAAATTTCTGCTGCAGTAGAAACACACTTTAAGCCAACAAATTCTACATCAAAACTAGATGTTAAGATTCCCATTTCCAAGGTATTCAAGGACTACCAGATTGATCTAAAAAAGCCAATAAAGTTTAAAACATCGAATGGTCGAGTAGTCTATAATATTAGCGATGATTTCTTATTATGGGAGATCGGTGTTATTAAAGGTGGTAAAATGCATGGCTCAAAGGAAGATATAAGCAAGTTTGACAATGTCGCTACAATGGCAGCGGAGTTTGGACTATTCAACGAGGAAGAGtatgaaagagaaaggaAGGAAAGAGAAACTTCAATGAATCCACCACCACTGAGGACAGGCCCTAAGCTTgaagatatatataaagaaactCACGAGGAGAATGACGGATATAATTCTGTGGGTCAAAAGCCAAAGAATAATCTCAACTTACTTTCAATGGATTTTGAGATTCCTTACTGCACATGTAGTGGTTTGAAAGTTGAGTATTTGAAGATTGATGAAGACCAATTACAATACCAGTCATTCCCATGGGTGAGATATAAAACGATTAACGATGACGAATATgcatatattatttaa
- a CDS encoding uncharacterized protein (CAGL0K03245g~Protein of unknown function), translating to MLLFGSARRCVHGWSHVAKQLGKYGVDEVAISKLRLLQENTAIRCGVLMNTRQGSFGSAFVTDKEALGSSWVPTLINRWVNEDKTPVLMKYGDQFREINGEVRTFEIPSSFLKETNAEILEIPEQDQSKDKRLPHVHDGCHVYLDIRGDPTVSQPTWPTIEIEDVLSKGKLLLTNQIDSQMALESLLKYNNSTISEYLNKQNASNFDRIRAKLVDKLKDGNLIRTELKSSIRRYLQSTDRDISNEKRLIGKRDLTNEEIDKWAECSHKTLRDEIVPSFLSFARAHLSLWKLYTYSPAKLKLNFMEYCMIPLYKVHEIENSAKVLEANMFREFDLETVSAQVMTPILPTTEIQKIGRIQTEINKAIYKQFFTIQLPMVLCALLGVVSEQFSAYYMGSLAALGIVLGFWRCMKQWQYILNGYTRKVAFLLKDRIELRRAELKKLSDRCFEEKALAAKKKKELLEPLLEVDLRQKNKKC from the coding sequence ATGCTGTTATTTGGTAGTGCTAGGCGTTGTGTGCACGGATGGAGTCATGTTGCGAAACAACTCGGAAAATACGGGGTTGATGAGGTTGCGATCAGTAAACTGCGGTTGTTGCAAGAGAACACTGCGATTCGATGTGGTGTGCTTATGAACACTCGCCAGGGATCATTTGGTAGTGCTTTTGTTACCGATAAGGAGGCATTAGGGAGCTCCTGGGTGCCCACTTTGATTAACCGGTGGGTTAATGAGGATAAGACGCCAGTGTTGATGAAGTATGGGGACCAGTTCCGTGAGATCAATGGGGAGGTCCGCACTTTTGAGATTCCTTCCAGTTTCTTGAAGGAGACCAACGCTGAGATTCTTGAAATTCCAGAGCAAGACCAAAGCAAGGACAAGCGGTTACCGCACGTTCATGATGGTTGTCATGTGTACTTAGATATAAGAGGTGACCCAACTGTCAGCCAACCGACATGGCCTACTATAGAGATTGAGGATGTGCTCTCGAAAGGCAAATTATTGCTGACTAACCAGATAGATTCACAAATGGCCTTAGAATCTCTGTTGAAATATAACAACTCTACTATTAGTGAATACCTTAATAAACAAAACGCATCCAATTTTGATAGAATAAGAGCAAAATTAGTTGATAAATTAAAAGACGGTAATCTGATTCGGACAGAGTTGAAATCCTCGATACGAAGATACTTGCAGAGTACAGATAGAGATATCTCTAATGAAAAAAGGCTAATAGGTAAAAGAGATTTAACCAATGAGGAGATTGACAAATGGGCGGAGTGTTCTCATAAAACTCTGCGAGATGAAATTGTACCCTCATTTTTGTCCTTTGCAAGAGCTCACTTATCCCTGTGGAAGCTTTATACGTATTCACCAGCGAAGTTGAAACTGAACTTTATGGAGTACTGTATGATCCCATTATACAAAGTgcatgaaattgaaaacagtGCAAAAGTACTTGAAGCGAATATGTTCCGTGAATTTGATCTAGAAACAGTTAGTGCTCAAGTAATGACACCAATTCTTCCTACGActgaaattcaaaagattGGTAGAATACAAACTGAAATCAATAAAGCAATCTACAAGCAATTCTTCACAATTCAGCTGCCAATGGTACTTTGTGCTTTATTGGGCGTCGTATCAGAGCAATTTTCTGCCTATTATATGGGTTCATTGGCGGCATTAGGCATTGTGCTTGGATTTTGGAGGTGTATGAAACAATGGCAGTATATACTGAATGGATATACGAGAAAGGTCgcatttcttttgaaggATAGGATTGAACTAAGGAGAGCTGAgctaaaaaaattaagtgACCGATGCTTCGAAGAGAAAGCATTAGctgcaaagaaaaagaaagagctCCTGGAACCATTATTAGAAGTAGATCTGAgacaaaagaataaaaaatgctAA
- the OPI1 gene encoding transcriptional regulator OPI1 (CAGL0K03267g~Putative transcriptional regulator with a role in de novo inositol biosynthesis; essential gene), with product MDTRRGWIHNYISFSGLSEEDVEAAEALDVLRNSHVDADVEVEEDRSKKRVRDGEDEDGGHVRRRKASVRDRSDSRMSQLSNVSNASTEERVVRVNSHEDSQSKRQEEESLFDKVCRNSNEILTNMGSFFEEMNSNVFMEGGSDVPEEHPNGYVRPRRDSRSISTTGADADTESQGTQGSYNGKWDTWSSRSYNDRQYYSKRKALSEALAKGRYNLREYKLTMSIESKKRLITCLHLLKLANKQLSDKVAYLQDAVEKEQELANGEEVKKETRALNGEHSGPQNDDDLEFYDASESVDQNSGDLGLEIVGTVKKVYSLISKYTGSSLPEPARSQVRESLLNLPSNWNTSVHNGFKNNGTGIMTASSSTDSLSSYSSILPVSSNGKYLILAKESLNMVQSVIDVVDSTLGRAEEWVKQKQELKEMIKKKFLEQQEHQKMLGIGTESLDQNESSVKKEQPTTHISISSITNSTNTLDTVKEEDMHLQKV from the coding sequence ATGGACACAAGGCGTGGGTGGATACACAATTATATCTCATTCAGCGGGCTGTCGGAGGAGGATGTTGAAGCTGCTGAGGCGCTGGATGTCCTGAGGAACTCGCATGTGGACGCAGATGTTGAAGTAGAAGAAGACCGCAGCAAGAAGCGTGTACGTGATGGggaagatgaggatggtGGACATGTTAGGAGGCGGAAAGCTAGTGTTCGGGATAGGTCAGACTCCAGGATGAGCCAATTAAGTAATGTGAGCAATGCGTCTACGGAAGAGCGAGTAGTACGAGTTAATAGTCATGAGGACTCTCAGAGTAAAAGACAAGAAGAGGAATCATTGTTTGATAAAGTTTGCAGAAACTCGAATGAGATTTTAACAAATATGGGCTCTTTCTTCGAAGAGATGAACAGCAACGTATTTATGGAAGGTGGAAGTGATGTCCCGGAAGAACACCCTAATGGCTATGTTAGACCTCGCCGAGATTCACGTTCTATCTCAACGACAGGGGCAGATGCTGATACAGAGAGCCAAGGTACCCAAGGTTCTTACAATGGCAAATGGGACACTTGGAGTTCGAGATCATATAATGACAGACAATACTACTCGAAGCGTAAGGCGCTCAGCGAAGCTCTCGCTAAGGGGAGATACAACTTAAGAGAATATAAATTGACTATGTCCATTGAGTCAAAGAAGCGTCTGATAACATGTTTACATCTACTAAAATTAGCAAACAAGCAACTATCAGACAAAGTTGCATACTTACAAGATGCCGTAGAGAAGGAACAAGAATTGGCCAATGGAGAAGAAGTTAAGAAAGAAACTAGAGCTTTGAATGGTGAGCATAGCGGTCCCCAAAACGACGACGATCTCGAGTTTTACGATGCATCAGAGTCTGTTGATCAGAACTCTGGCGATTTGGGACTTGAAATTGTGGGTACAGTTAAGAAAGTGTACTCGCTAATATCGAAATATACTGGCTCTTCTTTGCCAGAACCTGCTAGGTCTCAAGTTAGAGAATCGTTACTAAATTTGCCTAGCAATTGGAATACAAGTGTTCATAATGgcttcaaaaataatggtACAGGAATAATGACGGCATCCTCGTCGACAGACTCTCTAAGCTCATACTCTAGTATATTACCCGTGTCTAGCAACGGAAAATATCTAATACTTGCCAAAGAGTCTCTAAACATGGTGCAGAGTGTTATTGATGTAGTTGATTCAACGTTGGGACGCGCAGAAGAATGGGTAAAGCAAAAGCAAGAACTGAAAGAgatgataaagaagaaatttcttgaacaacaagaacaTCAGAAAATGCTTGGAATTGGTACTGAATCCTTGGATCAAAACGAATCCAGCGTTAAGAAGGAGCAGCCAACCACACATATTTCAATCAGTAGTATCACAAACAGTACAAACACATTGGACACGgtgaaagaagaagatatgcATTTACAAAAGGTATGa
- a CDS encoding glucose-6-phosphate 1-epimerase (CAGL0K03289g~Aldose 1-epimerase) has translation MSIEETDSQVVITHPSNSNTSVTILKYGATVTSWKLNGEEQLWLSTAAKLDGSKPVRGGIPLVFPVFGKNQSDELLSKLPQHGFARNSTWEFLGQVKSNPPTVQFGLNPKIANQELVKLWPLDFNLILTIELGEDFLKTAIEVENASEENMKFNWLFHTYLHIEDIEDTMVSNLVGMKVYDQLLKESFIDKHPVVTFHQETDSIYQNVDSDRLIQVVGKGKPLHTVKRENLPDAVVWNPWVDKSAGMGDFEPKDGFKNMVCVEPGHVSDFVVLPPGQKWSAAQILSKQELNYQAIEP, from the coding sequence ATGtctattgaagaaactgaCTCCCAAGTTGTGATCACTCATCCATCTAACTCTAATACTTCAGTCACCATCCTTAAGTATGGTGCCACTGTTACTTCATGGAAATTGAATGGTGAAGAACAATTGTGGCTATCCACCGCTGCCAAATTGGATGGTTCCAAGCCAGTTAGAGGTGGTATTCCATTGGTGTTCCCAGTTTTTGGTAAGAACCAAAGTGACGAACTTTTGAGCAAGCTTCCACAACATGGTTTTGCAAGAAACTCTACATGGGAGTTCCTGGGCCAAGTTAAGAGTAACCCACCAACTGTTCAATTTGGATTGAATCCAAAGATTGCCAACCAGGAATTGGTTAAGCTATGGCCTTTAGATTTCAACTTGATTTTGACCATAGAACTTGGTGAGGACTTCTTGAAAACTGCCATTGAAGTTGAGAATGCTTCTGAGGAGAACATGAAATTCAACTGGCTATTCCACACCTACTTACACATCGAAGACATTGAGGACACCATGGTCTCCAACTTAGTTGGTATGAAGGTCTACGACCAATTGCTAAAGGAGAGCTTCATTGACAAGCACCCTGTGGTTACTTTCCACCAAGAAACAGACTCTATTTACCAGAACGTCGATTCCGATAGATTGATCCAAGTTGTAGGTAAGGGTAAGCCACTACATACTGTCAAGAGGGAAAATCTACCAGACGCTGTCGTTTGGAACCCATGGGTCGACAAATCCGCAGGTATGGGCGACTTCGAACCAAAGGATGGTTTCAAGAACATGGTCTGTGTTGAGCCAGGCCATGTCAGTGACTTCGTTGTCTTGCCACCAGGTCAAAAATGGTCTGCTGCTCAAATCTTGTCCAAGCAAGAATTGAACTACCAAGCCATCGAACCATAA